A window from Tenacibaculum singaporense encodes these proteins:
- a CDS encoding efflux RND transporter periplasmic adaptor subunit produces MKYQSIYGIAILSIVALFFTSCGKQQQQNQQQMPALPFPVVKVAEKSITNYQSYPVTIEGEVNSEIRPKVSGYVKNVLVKEGQKVKQGQLLFKLETQSLSQDAEAARAAVNTAQVEVNKLKPLVEKNIISPVQLETAKASLAQAKSTYNSIAANINYANIKSPVNGFVGSINYRKGALVSAQSAMPLTKVASIKNVYAYFSMNEKEFLNFIDSAEGDTMDEKIKKLPPVKLLLANGKEYEQTGVIETIAGDINQQTGTISFRAKFDNKAGLLRNGSSGTILIPKVHNDALIIPSESTFERQGKVYAYTVNNDSLAEKTIEVEAQVGKLYVVKSGLEKEETILAKGLNKVRSGAKIKPVPTPLDSIVNSFDTVFK; encoded by the coding sequence AAATGCCAGCGCTACCTTTTCCAGTAGTAAAGGTTGCTGAAAAATCAATAACAAATTATCAAAGTTACCCAGTAACTATTGAGGGAGAAGTAAATAGTGAAATAAGACCAAAGGTTTCTGGATACGTAAAGAATGTTTTGGTAAAAGAAGGGCAGAAAGTTAAACAGGGACAACTATTGTTTAAGTTAGAAACCCAATCATTAAGTCAAGATGCTGAAGCAGCAAGAGCAGCTGTAAATACAGCGCAGGTTGAAGTTAATAAATTAAAACCATTAGTAGAAAAGAATATTATTAGTCCAGTTCAGTTAGAAACAGCTAAGGCAAGTTTAGCACAGGCTAAAAGTACATACAATAGTATTGCAGCTAATATTAATTATGCTAATATAAAAAGCCCTGTAAACGGATTTGTAGGCTCAATTAATTATAGAAAAGGAGCTTTAGTAAGTGCACAAAGTGCAATGCCACTAACAAAAGTAGCTTCTATAAAAAATGTATATGCCTACTTTTCTATGAATGAAAAAGAGTTTTTAAACTTTATTGATTCAGCAGAAGGTGATACAATGGATGAAAAAATTAAAAAATTACCACCAGTAAAGTTATTGTTAGCTAACGGAAAAGAGTATGAACAAACTGGAGTTATTGAAACCATTGCAGGAGATATTAATCAGCAAACAGGTACTATTAGTTTTAGAGCAAAGTTTGATAATAAAGCAGGTTTGTTACGTAACGGAAGTAGTGGTACAATTTTAATACCTAAAGTACATAACGATGCGTTAATTATACCTTCAGAATCTACATTTGAACGTCAAGGTAAGGTGTATGCTTATACAGTAAATAATGATTCTTTGGCAGAAAAAACTATTGAAGTAGAAGCACAAGTAGGAAAGCTTTACGTGGTAAAATCAGGATTAGAAAAAGAAGAAACCATTTTAGCTAAAGGCTTAAACAAAGTGCGTTCAGGAGCAAAAATTAAACCCGTTCCAACGCCTTTAGATAGTATAGTTAACTCATTCGATACGGTATTTAAATAA